The region gatcaccatctgagtctgtactaaccgtgtcggaatcttcagaattataaggtgattgtggatcaagaaagtcggctttatcaggacctattatgtcctccaccacatcacaattgtcacgatcccctaaatgcacgcctccagcttcaaaatcttgtgttgcagctaaatatggttcttcggctctcgtagacgtaccaacatcaaaatcttgtgttgcagcaaaatatggttcttgggctctcgttgacgtaccagcatcataacttatgacatgatgactatgatgttgagtaattgccgaatactcaacatataattcaattacacctccaataaccatactctcactaaacattagttgcatgcatacttcttctagttgaacacctataaacgtgactccggatccaaagcatatagtacgtttccatattatttgaatattgttttcatatatgcttatccccatcctttcacaaattttttccacaaggtcatcgtacgaaattgtttcatccaacataatgaatcctttagcaaaaggaggatcatacgaaataactgctccgggaattatctttccaccccaatataaattgacacaccacgtcatactatctgcaataatgtaaaacacaaataaatatgtattatttttacattcatcattatgtagagtcagccaaaaaattgacaaaataattctattaaatacactacaatatgtattatcataacaatccataaaatatactataacatataatagcataacaattggtcaaaatgcataatatttctactcaattcacaacccattacaaaccctagctatccaccaattactataattatgtaaaaggtaagcatactaaccgaataaaatagatgaatttgggggagaatagcaccgattgatgaatgtaggccgaaatcacggagagaaggcgcgcagctggagaaatcgcgaaggctgtgtgttgtgaggttttcacgatttgggggaggaacgcctggtatatcagtctgattaaacacgccactcagaatggcgtttttcatgattaagtaaatacgccaatgacgttggcgtcttttacaaaacgtcaatatgttcggcgtttcaacaaagaaaacacgccatttacaaatgcgtttttttatttatacacgccaaccaagttggcgtgtttaatcgtaATTACAATACACTCAAAATACGGgacaagtataaaacgccatcatcgttggcgtatttaccttaaaacacgccaatgacgttggcgtatttacgaataaaaacgccaatgtggttggcgtttttcccatttgtggaatagataacaaaatgggtacatttacgtaatattTAGTGTCAACTCCCCCacaaacccgattttcccaGTAGTTTTTAGTATCAGAAATTAAGTAGTAAAATTTAAACTTTCTAACTCAAAAATTCTGAAGTTGATATACTACATCTTTGCAAGACAAGAATTACAGTTTGGGAATCAAAGCATTCATCAACAATCTCTACAATTAGAAGAATAGGATGAGAATCGAGAATGCACCTACGGAATCTGCATCGAGCCCAGCTCGAGTTCCGGCAAGGGGGTCAAGAACATCCGGGCCAAGCTCGCCGCCGGGGACATCAGATGCCCGTCGCTGAGCTGCCGGCGGTGGGTCGACCCGGAGCTGCTGGAAGCGGCGAGTTTGGAGGTGGAGAGGTGTTGCTGCAACGTTTTGAAGAAATCGACATGGGTTTGATGTTTGAAGTTGATTTGGTTTGGGTGTGAGAGGGTTTGGCTGATGACAGAGGTAAAGGCTCCCCATTACAATTAGGGTTTCTGATTCAAAGCCCTAATTTATCTCCAATACAAGTTGGCTTATTAATAAATTAACCTTTTTCCTAAAgcgtaataaataaattaaagaatgattttttttaccatataaagtattttaaataaatgacaaaataatttgaaatttaaatagaTCCCCAAATTAATCCAAAGAaattataggagtatttataataGAGTAAACAATAATAGTATTAGGACATATAGCTGGATAACGTAAATAAAAGCTTTAAGTTTCTATAATTTATTGTTAGATTAAATGCGGTTTCATAATTTCACTTATGCATGCCACGTCAGTAACCAAACCTCAACCGTGTGAGTCATACGTGTATTAACCAACCAATCAAAATTCGCCGCTGCTGTCACACTTTCTACAGAAACACCAACACACTTAATTCTCCGCAAATGTAGAAATTTGCAAGATTTTCAATTTGAAGAGCGAAGAACCTCTGAAGAAAAAATGGGGTGGATCGACGACACCGTGACTTCTGTAAAATCTATCCAATTGCGGCGGGCCCTCCATCAGACGATCAGCATcggttcatccttcttctctttctttcaAAATCTTCTCTTTTCCCAGTGGCTTCATCGCCATTCCTGATTTCAGAATCTAGCATCACAATTTGTTGTGGAAAGTAtaaatttttttcatatatacaTATGCTTGAATGCTTGCGTTTAATCTGTAGCTCCTTGTGCATTTCAATAGTGGCGATTTGGGATGGCTAAATAGTTGAATAATGAATTTTTCCCTCATTATATTTCGTTAACTCCATGTAAACATTTTGTTGTGAAGGTCATTTTTGTATTGGACTTTGGGATTTAATTATTAAGTAAATGTTCTTGAGTTGGCAAACTAGTTGTTGTTGGTTAAAAAGTTGAGCTTGCTAGAGAATGCTGAATGTTGGCCTTAATTTCTATCAAATTCATGGTTGTATAGTTCCAGATGTTTAAGGGTCTAACATTTGTTTAAGAACCCTAGATCTTGATTACATTTGTACTGATAATAAAGCTCTTATGTCGCATAATGGCGCTTCTTAGATgaattgtgaatttgtgatgcCTTTTCAAAAAACATTATGATGAATATTTATCTAAACTTACTGTTGTTGAAGCCCATGGGCAATGAGTTTAAACTAATTGAATGTGTTTCTTTGGAAAATACTTGGTAGGAATAACTATAATTTCCCTTGTACATGAAGTCatgcattttttaaaaaagtttaaGAGTTCAAAGGTGGATCAAGAAGTGATTTGGTTGtcttttcttgtttttcttcttttatggATTCAGGTTTGATTGTCACATCCGCATTGATGATATGGAAGGGGTTGATGTGTATAACTGGAAGTGAATCCCCGATTGTCGTTGTTCTTTCTGAAAGTATGGAACCTGGATTTGCTAGGGTGAGAAGAAGTCATATGTTGCTCTTTTATTGCCCCTCTTCTTTTATATACATTTCAATAAAActatatttttcctttttcatttcttgaatccaaaaatattttctgaGGAACTAAATCTTTTGTTTACAGGGAGACATTCTATTCTTACGTATGAGCAAAGAACCAATTCGAGCAGGAGAGATTGTTGTGTATAATATTAATGTAAGTTCATTTTGTTTACTGTTGCAGTTTTCAGAGTTCCGCATCAGTTGTTGTTGATATGAGTTTCTTATATCTTTCCTATTTTGGAGGCagttttactttattatttgaatgaagtgTCTCGTTCTTTTTTCATTCTGTGCCTccaaaattgtgtttggatggaTTCATAGATCAGTAAGTGTTGGTATATTCAACTTGAAAATCTTACTTTATCCATAACAAGAGCAgtatatttcatttaaatatttgttgGATGAAAATGTAAGCAACTTGAGTAGTCTCTCTCAAGTAGTTAGTTCTTTCTTATTCTTGGTGCTTTCTAGTTGACATCTTGTGTTATCTTATTTTCAGGGACGTGACATTCCGATTGTGCATCGTGTGATCAAAGTAAGCATCACTGCATCACATCATTTTTGCTTATGAACTTTTGTTTGTGGAGGTGCAGGGTTTTTACTCTGTGCTATTCTATTTTCGGCAGAGTGCTTCATGCTAGGCATTGCTCTTCCCGTTTGCTTTATTGCTAAATCTTCTCTTATCAAAATTGAGTGACATGACAAACACATTTTGGTCTAAATTCAAATTTGTGTGTGTTTCTTTGTAAGCATTTGCTGGATGGAAACGAAGTTGCATTTTGTACCATTATCTAATGTTTTCTCGATTTTCTATAACTAGGTTCATGAAAGGAAAGATACAGGAGAAGTAGATGTCCTCACAAAAGGTGCCACACTTTGTTCTCAGGCTATATTTATGTCTCTTAACACTATTATCTTTCACTGTTTTCAACGAATTCAGCTAATTGACatgtttaatttttaaaaaacatatGAGTTCAGCTGATTGGTGTGTTTAAATTAAGAAGTTATTTTCACCGGTTATTCTTGATACAAAATTCTAGCCTCGTTCTTCATAGACTATAAAATGGGTTACTTCTGATTCTGTAACTGCAATTTTAACTTGGTTTCCTCTCAGGGGATAATAATGACGACGACGACATAGGTTTATATGCTCCTGGTCAGCGCTGGCTGCAGCGAAAACACATCATAGGAAGAGCCGTAGGGTAAGTCCCGTACCCAATATTCTTAACTACGGCTCTAATGCATCTGCACCAAAGCAGGGTCTATTCTGTTCACCAAAACAAGAATTCATTTTACTTAGGAGTCAACAAATCTCTTAACGCCTTCATTGCAATTGTTATCTTGAATCATCTTCAATTGTTTCATCATTCTGAACTTGAAAAGATTACAAATTTAGAACAAAACCTAACACATTGATCATCGTCGTTGCCAGATTCTTACCTCACGTCGGTTGGGCCACCATCATTATGACAGAAAAGCCATTGATAAAGGTCCGTTTGATTCGATTCATCATCTCCATCTTTATTTGTCTTCGATTCTTGCTACATTTCCCTCTCATTTGAAAATGGTGTTAATTTTAGTTTTACTCTGATCCTCTTGCAGTACATTCTTCTCAGTGGACTGGGGTTGCTCGTGATTACATCGAAAGACTAACAAAACAAAGCTCGATCAGAGGATCAATGCATAAGGTTCTTTGGTCCAATTGAGATTGAAGACTGAGCATAGCTACTGTTCTTCCATAGTGTCCAAAGTTTGAAATGCTCAGATTTCATGTGCTTGCATTATTTCTAACCAGAATGTTACTCTTTATTCAATAAAACTATTTGTATTCATAGTTTCAAAAGGGAAATATTGATGTTTATATAATAAAggcaaaacaaaaaataaagacaaaTTTAGAGAGTAAAATGAACTATGATTGTCTTATAACACTGGGCAAAATTCGTACAATTCACTTGAGAAATACATTGATACAAACAGTAAACTTATAACAGATTAAACAAATGTGGCTACAAATACTTCAACTATGCTGAAAAGAAAAGGGCAAAATCTGTACCTCATGATGTCATAATTTGAACTCGCAGAAGCAATCAGGCAAAGCAGATCCTACGCCCATCACATAATCATTTCTATGAACCTTCCACAGTGCTTCCATCAACGAGTTCCCCTCGAGCCCCTGTGAAGTAAGAACTGCAAACGCCCTCCGGCTCAAGAAAAGCGTTCTGTGTAATCCCTTATAAGCACGCATAGCTGCAACCATTTTATCCATATTTCCGAAATATGTTGCAACATATGCATCACTGTTTATAGACACGTAGTAATCCAATGCAGCTTTGGTGTTCCCATGCATGTTTCTGAAGTCCTTGCTGTCTAAAAGGGTGGATTTGGTATAAACATTTGCATATACCGATGTTAGGCCTTCAAGTTCCATGATACCATCCCCAGCTGCCAAGTATATATTTGTATCTGTTGGTATAGCAAGAGCTTGAAGGATTGTTGTAGTTTCGTTTGGTGTGAGCGGACACTTCCCCCTGCTTCTCCATAGACGAGCTTGTTCTCCAGTCCAGGGCTTCCTGTCGCCTCGTGCAGCCTCTATTGCTTGGACAGATGCAGGAGAAAGGCTGGAGTACTCACATTGGCTATAACCTACCATGTCAGGTTCAAAACGCAGGTGAAGCACAAGGAAGGGTTTTGGTATAGCTTCTAGAAGCTTGGAACCTTTCTTCGCCAATTTTTCGGTTAGCTGCAGAGCGGTATAACAAGCCTGACA is a window of Salvia splendens isolate huo1 chromosome 3, SspV2, whole genome shotgun sequence DNA encoding:
- the LOC121795056 gene encoding O-fucosyltransferase 13-like isoform X2; this encodes MIAPTVGKTLLASAVIFISVVLALILFSPSFRFNQTLSISPPSERAEIWSLRRLIEWRPCNWWLQGYLVALPEKSNGYIRVDCYGGLNQMRRDFCDGVGIARLLNATLVLPKFEVAAYWNESSGFGDVFDVDYFIEKMNGYVQVVKEVPAEFVSKEPFRVDCSKRKGQFDYVETVLPQLLEHRYISITPAMSQRRDSYPLHAKASLCQACYTALQLTEKLAKKGSKLLEAIPKPFLVLHLRFEPDMVGYSQCEYSSLSPASVQAIEAARGDRKPWTGEQARLWRSRGKCPLTPNETTTILQALAIPTDTNIYLAAGDGIMELEGLTSVYANVYTKSTLLDSKDFRNMHGNTKAALDYYVSINSDAYVATYFGNMDKMVAAMRAYKGLHRTLFLSRRAFAVLTSQGLEGNSLMEALWKVHRNDYVMGVGSALPDCFCEFKL
- the LOC121795056 gene encoding O-fucosyltransferase 13-like isoform X1 encodes the protein MRLHGVSEMRHIIDLLLFSETRIKIVASMIAPTVGKTLLASAVIFISVVLALILFSPSFRFNQTLSISPPSERAEIWSLRRLIEWRPCNWWLQGYLVALPEKSNGYIRVDCYGGLNQMRRDFCDGVGIARLLNATLVLPKFEVAAYWNESSGFGDVFDVDYFIEKMNGYVQVVKEVPAEFVSKEPFRVDCSKRKGQFDYVETVLPQLLEHRYISITPAMSQRRDSYPLHAKASLCQACYTALQLTEKLAKKGSKLLEAIPKPFLVLHLRFEPDMVGYSQCEYSSLSPASVQAIEAARGDRKPWTGEQARLWRSRGKCPLTPNETTTILQALAIPTDTNIYLAAGDGIMELEGLTSVYANVYTKSTLLDSKDFRNMHGNTKAALDYYVSINSDAYVATYFGNMDKMVAAMRAYKGLHRTLFLSRRAFAVLTSQGLEGNSLMEALWKVHRNDYVMGVGSALPDCFCEFKL
- the LOC121795057 gene encoding signal peptidase complex catalytic subunit SEC11C-like, whose amino-acid sequence is MGWIDDTVTSVKSIQLRRALHQTISIGLIVTSALMIWKGLMCITGSESPIVVVLSESMEPGFARGDILFLRMSKEPIRAGEIVVYNINGRDIPIVHRVIKVHERKDTGEVDVLTKGDNNDDDDIGLYAPGQRWLQRKHIIGRAVGFLPHVGWATIIMTEKPLIKYILLSGLGLLVITSKD